The nucleotide window GAACGGCTGGGGCGACGAGACGTACACCTATCCGCTCAGGCCCGAGGCAGCTTCATACCTCGCTCAGGTTGTGGGCGCGGGAACAACGCCGACGGACGTCTCGCTGACCGACGTGGTGGCCCTGGTGCCGCCCTCTCGACTCAGGCCAGACCCCCTCTACACCATAGAGCCGGTGGACCGCATCCTCCACGCGCGCGGTCAAAGCCTTCCGGACTGGATTGCCCTGCGTACTGGGGCCATTCCCGCCTTCCCTGATGCAGTGGCCTACCCCACTGAGGAATCCCAAATTCGCGGTCTGATACGTTTGGCTGCCAGTAAGGGCATACGTCTGATCCCCTATGGGGCCGGCAGCAGTGTGGTCGGGCACGTCAACGCGCTCCCGAGTGACGGTCCTGTGCTGACGGTCGATATGTCCCGCCTGAACCGGTTGCTGTCGCTGGATGAGGTCAGTCAATTGGCTACATTCCAGGCGGGCGTCTACGGCCCCGAGATCGAGTCGCAGCTCCGGGCGAAAGGACTGACCCTCGGGCACTATCCGCAGTCTTTTGAGCTGTCCTCGCTCGGCGGCTGGGTAGTCACTCGCTCCAACGGACAGCAGTCCCTGGGATACGGACGCATTGAAGCAATGTTCGCCGGTGGAAGGCTGGAAGCTCCTGCCGGCACGCTGGACCTGCCTTCTTTTCCCGCATCAGCGGCCGGGCCTGACCTGCGCGAACTGGTGCTGGGCTCTGAGGGCCGGCTGGGCATCCTGACCCAGGCAACGGTGAGAGTACGCGCAGTGCCGGAGGCCGAAGAGTTCCGGGGCATCTTCTTCCCCGATTTTGAGCGCGGCCAGGCTGCGGTTCGTGAGATGATGCAGGCACGGCTGCCGTTGTCGATGCTGCGTCTCAGCACGGCAATGGAGACGGAGACCACCCTGGCCCTGGCCGGCCATGTCAGGCTCATTCACTACCTCAAAGAGTTCCTGAGGTGGCGCGGTATCGCTGAAGAGCGGTCGTTGCTCATCTTGGGAGCCACGGGCAGCCGCGCCAGCGTGCAGTTCGGCCGTAATCAGGCTCTGGCCATCGCCAGACAACACGGGGGAGTGGACACAGGTACCGTCTTTGGCAAGGAATGGCGCAAGAATCGCTTTCGCAGCCCGTATCTGCGCAACACGCTGTGGGAAGCAGGGTACGCGCTCGACACCCTGGAAACCGCCGTCTGCTGGCGCGATATCTCGGTCACCATCGCCGCCATCGAGTCGGCACTGCGGCCGGGGTTGGAGGACGTCGGTGAGAAGGTGCTGTGCTTTACCCACCTATCGCACACCTACCCGTGGGGCTCCAACATCTACACTACTTATCTCTACCGCATCCCCGCAGACGGCGGGGCCGTAGAGAGCCTCCGCCGCTGGCAGGTGCTCAAGCAGGCGGCGAGCCGTGCCATCGTCCAGGCCGGCGGCACGATCACTCACCAGCATGGCATCGGAATCGACCATCGGCCCTACCTGTCGGCCGAGAAAGGCCCACTCGGTATGAGCTCGCTCGCGAAGCAGATGCGCGTGTTTGATCCTCAGGGCCTGATGAACCCTGGCAAGCTGCTCGAGGCGACCGGCGGCGAGGCAACGGGGAACGACAATGTGGCCAACTAGCGGGCGAGAGACAATCTGGTCACAGCTCCATAGACCCTGGGACGTGATTGTCATCGGTGGCGGGGTGACCGGCGCGGGGATTCTTCGTTTGCTGGCACCCCTGGGAGTCCAAGTGCTGCTGGTGGAGCGAGCCGACTTTTCCTACGGTACCTCGAGCCGTTCGACCAAGCTGGTCCACGGCGGCCTGCGCTACCTGGCTCAGAAGCAGTATTCCGTGACGCGCGAGTCGGTGCGTGAGAGAGAGCGCCTGATGCGCGAGGCGCCGGGTCTCATCGATCCACTGGGCTGCCTCTTCCCTGTGTTTCGCGGCGCGTCGCCGAAGAAACAGACCGCCGGTCTCGCTCTGGCCATCTATGACCTGTTTGGTCACAAGTGGGCCCATTGCTACTACAAAGGCGATGACTTGGAGCTGCTTGCCCCGCACATCAGCCTGGATGGACTGCAAGGCGGTTTTCGCTACTTTGACGCGGTGACCGACGACTCGCGTCTGGTGCTGCGCCTCCTGGCGGAGGGAGTACAAGCCGGAGGAGTGGCGCTGAACTATGTGGCAGCGGAGTCACTGCTGCAGGACGCCCAGGGGAGGGTGAGAGGAGTAGCCCTGCGCGACCAAGTCTCCGGCCGTACGCTGGAGCTGCAAGCACGAGTGGTGATCAACGCCACCGGCGCGTGGGCGGACCACCTTCGCCAACAGGTTGGCGGCTCGCCGCGGGTACGCCCTTCGCGGGGCAGCCACTTTATGTTTCCCTTCTGGCGTGCGCCTGCGGCTCAGGCAGTGACTCTGTTCCATCCTCGCGACGGGAGACCGGTGTTCGTCATTCCCTGGGAGGGAGCGACGCTGGCCGGGACCACCGACATTGATCATCGCCAGCCCCTGGACGAAGAACCGCGCGCAGAATGGTCGGAGGTTGAGTATGTGCTCGAGGCGCTCACCCTGCGCTTCCCTGCCTGGCGGTTGTCGGAAGAGGACATTGTGGCCAGCTTTGCCGGGGTTCGACCCATTGTGGCCTCCGGCACAGGCGTGGATCCGCACAAGGAATCGCGACGGCATGCGGTTCTGGAGGAGAACGGGCTGGTGACCATCACCGGTGGTAAGCTGACTACCTTCCGGCGGATGGCGCTGGACACGCTGCGCCAGGCACGGGTGGTGTGGCCCGAACTCCCCTTGCCGGGCGAGAAGGACCGTGTCCTGGCTCCAGTGGCCGAGACTCTGCCGATAACGCCGGGATTGGACGAATGGGCGCGGCGCAGGTTACTGGGCCATTATGCTGCCGAGGCCGCCGCGGTCGCCGATAGCGCACAGCCTGGCGAACTGGACCTCATTCCCGGAACTGATTCGCGCTGGGTAGAGCTGCGCTGGGCGGCGCGCCAGGAGGCTGTCGTTCACCTCGAAGACCTGCTGCTCCGGCGCGTTCGCCTCGGCCTGGTGCTGCCCGAGGGCGGGCTGCCCATCCTGGGGCGGGTCCGGTCCATCGTCCAGCCAGAGCTGGGCTGGGACGATGCACGATGGGACGCGGAGGTAGCACGTTACACCCGCGTGTGGAGAGACCACTACAGTGTTCCGACTGCGACCGGTTAGGCGTACTATCGCAGCCAGCGGATCCCGGATAGCTACCTCTACCTCCAGGCGTGTGGGTCTGGCCAGTGGCGTTTGGTCTGACCGTTTCCTGCCTCTTTCAGGTCGACGGCCCTGGTGACGAGCACGCTTGCCGCTGCTCCCTGCCGCTGGAGCCGCCCCTCCGCCCAGAGCAGGAGCGAGTTGCGCACTGCCTCTCGATAACGCGCGTAGACATTGGGCCGGACAATCAGGTTCACCAGCCCGTCTTCGTCCTCGAGCGTAATAAAGACATGCCCCTTGGCGGTAGGCGGCTTTTGTCGGACCACGACCATTCCCGCGACGCGCACGTTGTCGCCATCCTTCTTCTGCTCCAGGTCGGCGCTGCTCAACACTCCCTGCTCCTTCAGCCGCGCCCGGTACAGGCGAACAATGTGGTCGCCCGGCGCCAGCCCCAGCAGCTCATAGTCCCAGCCTATGCTCTCACCTTCGGTGAGCTGTGGCAGCTCCGCCCCGATGATCGGGATGTCGATCTCCAACTCTTCCTCGCGATAGTCCAGCCCGCCCAGTTGCCAGAGGAGGGAGCGCCGTTCCACACCCAGGCTGTCCAGCGTGCCGGAGCGGATCAGGTTCTCGATCATCGGGCGCGGCAGGCGCACCCTGCGGCACAGGTCGGCGAGGTCCGCAAAGGGCTGTCCGTTCCGCCGTTCCAAGAGCCGCTGGCGCGAGGCCTCGCCCAGGCCATGAACGTAGCGCAGGCCCAGGCGCAGGGCGCGTTCTTGCTCATTGCAGCTTTCGAGGGTACATTCGTCGTTGCTGCGGTTGATGTCAGCGCGCAGGATGGTCACGCCGTGATGCCTGGCGTCTCCAATGAGTACCTCTGGTGAGTAAAAGCCCATTGGCTGGTGATTGAGCAGGGCGCAGAAGAACTCGGGGGCGTAGTAGGCTTTGAGGAACAGAGTCTGGTACGCTACCAGGGCGAAGGACGCGGCGTGCGACTTGCAGAAGCCAAAGCCGGCAAAGCCCTCCAGTTGTCGAAAGACATCCTTGGCCGCCTCCTGACTCAACCCGTTGGCCATCGCCCCGCGCACAAAGCGGTCGCGCAGGCGATTCATGGCTTCCTTGGAGCGGCTGCGGCTCATGGCGCGCCTGAGCTGGTCGGCATCTCCAGGGGCAAAGCCGGCCACGGCCATAGCGACCCGGATGACCTGTTCCTGAAAGATGATGACCCCCAGCGTCTCCGCCAGGGCTGGTTCGAGCCTGGGATCGGCATAGGTGACCGGCTCCAGGCCGTCACGCCGCCTGAGGTAAGGATGGACCATATGACCCTGTATCGGCCCGGGTCGCACCAGGGCCACTTCGATCACAATGTCCTCGAATCGCCGTGGCTTGAGGCGGGGCAGCATCTGTGACTGGGCGCGGCTTTCCACCTGGAAGCAGCCCACAGTGTCGGCCCGTTGTAGCATGTCGTAGATGGCCGGATCGTCGAGCGATAGATGGTCGAGGTCAAGTTGTTGGTTGCGTCCGGTCTGCACCAGTTGTACCATCTCTTCGACTGCGGCCAGGGTGCCCAGAGAGAGCAGGTCGATTTTGATTAGCCCGGCGTCCTCTACACTGTCTTTATCCCACTGTACGACCACACGGCCCGGCATTGTGGCGCGCTCCACTGGTACCACCTCCACCAGTGGCGCGGCGGTGATGAGCATACCGCCCACGTGGATGGAGAGGTGGCGCGGTGTGCCGTCGATTTCACTGAGCAGCTCGGACAGGAGCTTCCAGGGGTACGCCGGGTCGAGTGTGGCTGCTACCGGCGCGAGGGGATCAGCCTCTGCCACCTCTGGCGAAGAAGGCGCTGCAGCGTTGGAGCCCACCTCTGTCGCTGCTTTGGTCGCGGAACGCGAATCCAGCGCCTTGGCCACACGGTCGATGACGTCTGCCGGGAAAGCCAGCACCTTGGCCACCTCACGCACCGCCGATCGCGCGCGGTAGGTGACCACGTTGCAGACCATGGCCGTACGCTCTTTTCCATAGCGCTCGTAGACGTACTGGATGACCTCTTCGCGCCGGTCAGCGGCAAAATCGACGTCAATGTCGGGCATGGTGTGGGCATCCTCGGTGAGAAAGCGCTCAAAGAGGAGGTTGTGACGCAGCGGATCGACCGGGGTGATGTCCAGCACATAGGCCGCGATGGAGTTGGCGGCCGAGCCGCGGCCCTGGCAACGGATGCCTTTGGAGCGAGCAAAACGCACAATGTCCCAAACTACGAGAAAGTAGCCAGCAAGGTTGGTACGCTCGATCACCCGCAGCTCGTGATCAAGCTGATCCCTGGCGCGCCGGGTAACAGGGCGGAACTTGTGCTGTAATCCGTCGTTGCATAGGGTTTGCAGGTAGGTGAAGGGGGTGTGCCCTGGCGGTACGGGGAAGAGCGGCAGTCTCTGAGCTGTAAAGTCGAGGCCAGCCTGGCAGCGTCCGGCAATCAGGCCGGCATTGCGCAGGGCGATGGGGTAGTCGGCAAACAGGGCCGCCATATCGCTCGCGGGTTTGAGCATGTACTCGGTATTGGCGTGGAGCAGTCCGTTGGCGAGAGCGTCGGGCAGTGTGGTGTGCTGCCTGATACAGGTGAGTACGTCGTGCTTACGATGACCGGCTCGTTCGGCATAGTGAACGTTGTTGGTGGCCACCAGCGGCAGCCCCAGGCGATGGGCTACGTCAACCAGCGCGGCCACACGCAAATCATCGCCTGGCTCCAGGTGGCGCTGCAGCTCGATCCAGAAACGCCCGTCAAAGATCTGGCGGAGGTGGTCGGCCATTGCCAGAGCCTGGCTGAAATCGCCGCGTTGCAGAGCGGCCGGCACAGCACCTTTGGGACATCCGGACAGGCAGATCAGGCCGGCGGCGTGCTCGGCAAGGGTGGCCAGGGTCAGGCGGGGAGCTCCCTTCTGTCCGGCCAGTTGACCGGCGCTGAGCAAGCGACACAGATTGGCGTAGCCGCGCTGGGTTTCTACCAGGAGGAGGAGGTGGCTGTCATCGTCAAGCGTCACCTCCGCGCCAAAGAGAGGCCGTATCCCGGCGTCGCGCGCTGCGGTCCAGAAACGGACCGCTCCGTACAGACCGTTGTGGTCTGTGAGTGCCAGCGAGCGGTAACCGAGCGCCGCGGCACGCTCGACCAGAGCCTCGGGGGAGGAGGCTCCATCGAGCAGGGAATAGTAGCTATGGCAATGCAGTTCGGCATAGTCGGTGAAGGTCATCCTGTTTTTCCTGAAAACCAGCGATTGGCGCGGGTCAGCCGAGCCCGACTGCTGCGTCAGTCGTAGATTCGACTCAAGAACCAGTCTCCTTGCGGCAGGTCGTGGTAGAGGAGGCACAAGAGGCCTGTGTCGGTCAGGACCTCCCAGTATTCCCGGTTGATACATACGTTCGGATCCCACCAGCCCAGGTCAACCCGCCAGTGGTGGTTAATCTCGATGATTTCGAGCATCTCTCCACGCCAGCCAAATGCAGTAGGGCGGCCCTGCTCGGCTTGAATGTGCAGGGGCTCGCCGGGGAGGAATAGCCTGGTCATGCGCTTTCCCACTCCAGCCAGTTGGTGCGCCACTCCGGAAGCGGGGCAGAGGGACGGCCCAGTACCGCTTGCCTCAGGCGGTTAGCGCCAAAACGAGTGAGCAGGTAGCGTTGTATCTCTGAGATCTGGCGCTGCTTTTCTCGGAGCGAAGGAAAGAGGGTTAGCTGGGCCGCCTGGCAATCCTGGATTTTCTCCAGCGTCACTTGCAGCCCCATTACCACCTGGGTCCAGGAAATCGAGTCCAACATCTGTCCCAGCACCAGCAGAACACGCTTTTCATCCGCTGTGGGCTGGAGCAGAGTGCGTTCTTGTTCCTGGCTGCTGCCATCGGCCAACTGCACGGTCAGCCGGATCTGGCCAAAGGTGCGCAGGCTGTCGCGCAGGTCGTTCAGCAAAGGGGCAACCAGGCGGCGCAGGGCCTCCAGGAGCAGGTCACGCTCACCATTGGGGGCATCACAGTCACCGCAAGCAGTGAGGCTCTGCTCCTGAGAGCGGGGGATCACCGGCCGCCTGTCTTCGCCTTTGGCGCATTGCAGGGCCAGCGTGCCAGCCGGACCAAACTGCTGCAATACGGCGGCTGGCGACAGGGCAGCGTATTGCCCCAGCGTGTGCAGGCCCAGGAAGCCAAGCCGCAGCAAGGTATCCTCATTCAGCGGCAGGAGCGTAACGGGCAGAGGGCGCAGAAAGGTGGCCTCACGTGTGGTAGACACGGGCAACAGATGACCGGCCTGGGTACGCTGTGCCGCCGCCTGAGCGGTGAACTTGGTGCTGTTCCAGCCCAGCGCCGGCTGCAGCGGCTGTCCGAGCTCCTGGCGGATGACCTGACCAATCTGGCTGCAGAATCCTACGGCGTCCTTTTCGTCTCGCGTCATGCCGGATAAATCGACATAAGCAGAACCACAACCGTGCGGCTCCACTCCCGGGCTGTTGCGCTCGAGTAGTCGCCACAGGGTTTCCAGTTCAGCGTGACAGTGAGCGAGGTTGACCTTTTGCAGGCGCGCGGTTGGGCAGCGTACTTCGGCCGCGCGGGCGGGGACGCCG belongs to Chloroflexi bacterium ADurb.Bin180 and includes:
- a CDS encoding putative FAD-linked oxidoreductase; translated protein: MRRWNGWGDETYTYPLRPEAASYLAQVVGAGTTPTDVSLTDVVALVPPSRLRPDPLYTIEPVDRILHARGQSLPDWIALRTGAIPAFPDAVAYPTEESQIRGLIRLAASKGIRLIPYGAGSSVVGHVNALPSDGPVLTVDMSRLNRLLSLDEVSQLATFQAGVYGPEIESQLRAKGLTLGHYPQSFELSSLGGWVVTRSNGQQSLGYGRIEAMFAGGRLEAPAGTLDLPSFPASAAGPDLRELVLGSEGRLGILTQATVRVRAVPEAEEFRGIFFPDFERGQAAVREMMQARLPLSMLRLSTAMETETTLALAGHVRLIHYLKEFLRWRGIAEERSLLILGATGSRASVQFGRNQALAIARQHGGVDTGTVFGKEWRKNRFRSPYLRNTLWEAGYALDTLETAVCWRDISVTIAAIESALRPGLEDVGEKVLCFTHLSHTYPWGSNIYTTYLYRIPADGGAVESLRRWQVLKQAASRAIVQAGGTITHQHGIGIDHRPYLSAEKGPLGMSSLAKQMRVFDPQGLMNPGKLLEATGGEATGNDNVAN
- the glpD gene encoding Aerobic glycerol-3-phosphate dehydrogenase, which encodes MWPTSGRETIWSQLHRPWDVIVIGGGVTGAGILRLLAPLGVQVLLVERADFSYGTSSRSTKLVHGGLRYLAQKQYSVTRESVRERERLMREAPGLIDPLGCLFPVFRGASPKKQTAGLALAIYDLFGHKWAHCYYKGDDLELLAPHISLDGLQGGFRYFDAVTDDSRLVLRLLAEGVQAGGVALNYVAAESLLQDAQGRVRGVALRDQVSGRTLELQARVVINATGAWADHLRQQVGGSPRVRPSRGSHFMFPFWRAPAAQAVTLFHPRDGRPVFVIPWEGATLAGTTDIDHRQPLDEEPRAEWSEVEYVLEALTLRFPAWRLSEEDIVASFAGVRPIVASGTGVDPHKESRRHAVLEENGLVTITGGKLTTFRRMALDTLRQARVVWPELPLPGEKDRVLAPVAETLPITPGLDEWARRRLLGHYAAEAAAVADSAQPGELDLIPGTDSRWVELRWAARQEAVVHLEDLLLRRVRLGLVLPEGGLPILGRVRSIVQPELGWDDARWDAEVARYTRVWRDHYSVPTATG
- the dnaE2_1 gene encoding Error-prone DNA polymerase, which gives rise to MTFTDYAELHCHSYYSLLDGASSPEALVERAAALGYRSLALTDHNGLYGAVRFWTAARDAGIRPLFGAEVTLDDDSHLLLLVETQRGYANLCRLLSAGQLAGQKGAPRLTLATLAEHAAGLICLSGCPKGAVPAALQRGDFSQALAMADHLRQIFDGRFWIELQRHLEPGDDLRVAALVDVAHRLGLPLVATNNVHYAERAGHRKHDVLTCIRQHTTLPDALANGLLHANTEYMLKPASDMAALFADYPIALRNAGLIAGRCQAGLDFTAQRLPLFPVPPGHTPFTYLQTLCNDGLQHKFRPVTRRARDQLDHELRVIERTNLAGYFLVVWDIVRFARSKGIRCQGRGSAANSIAAYVLDITPVDPLRHNLLFERFLTEDAHTMPDIDVDFAADRREEVIQYVYERYGKERTAMVCNVVTYRARSAVREVAKVLAFPADVIDRVAKALDSRSATKAATEVGSNAAAPSSPEVAEADPLAPVAATLDPAYPWKLLSELLSEIDGTPRHLSIHVGGMLITAAPLVEVVPVERATMPGRVVVQWDKDSVEDAGLIKIDLLSLGTLAAVEEMVQLVQTGRNQQLDLDHLSLDDPAIYDMLQRADTVGCFQVESRAQSQMLPRLKPRRFEDIVIEVALVRPGPIQGHMVHPYLRRRDGLEPVTYADPRLEPALAETLGVIIFQEQVIRVAMAVAGFAPGDADQLRRAMSRSRSKEAMNRLRDRFVRGAMANGLSQEAAKDVFRQLEGFAGFGFCKSHAASFALVAYQTLFLKAYYAPEFFCALLNHQPMGFYSPEVLIGDARHHGVTILRADINRSNDECTLESCNEQERALRLGLRYVHGLGEASRQRLLERRNGQPFADLADLCRRVRLPRPMIENLIRSGTLDSLGVERRSLLWQLGGLDYREEELEIDIPIIGAELPQLTEGESIGWDYELLGLAPGDHIVRLYRARLKEQGVLSSADLEQKKDGDNVRVAGMVVVRQKPPTAKGHVFITLEDEDGLVNLIVRPNVYARYREAVRNSLLLWAEGRLQRQGAAASVLVTRAVDLKEAGNGQTKRHWPDPHAWR
- the dinB_2 gene encoding DNA polymerase IV, translated to MSILYCFIPHFAAALALRDDSTLARRPLILIGPDGHVFDASPDAAALGVLPGVPARAAEVRCPTARLQKVNLAHCHAELETLWRLLERNSPGVEPHGCGSAYVDLSGMTRDEKDAVGFCSQIGQVIRQELGQPLQPALGWNSTKFTAQAAAQRTQAGHLLPVSTTREATFLRPLPVTLLPLNEDTLLRLGFLGLHTLGQYAALSPAAVLQQFGPAGTLALQCAKGEDRRPVIPRSQEQSLTACGDCDAPNGERDLLLEALRRLVAPLLNDLRDSLRTFGQIRLTVQLADGSSQEQERTLLQPTADEKRVLLVLGQMLDSISWTQVVMGLQVTLEKIQDCQAAQLTLFPSLREKQRQISEIQRYLLTRFGANRLRQAVLGRPSAPLPEWRTNWLEWESA